A genomic window from Mesorhizobium sp. 131-2-1 includes:
- the istA gene encoding IS21 family transposase gives MPRRKQARRTTVRDIRSILRLTHDQGLSVREVAERLKISKTSVSTYLLRAREAGLTGWPLLPGYDDDAKLERLLFGRAGRPPLDLSEPDWAAIARELKRKGVTLALLWHEYRAAHPNGYGYSWFCDRFALFEQRTSAVFRHRHAAGAVMQTDYAGQTVSVIDPITGVIAPAQIFVAVLGASNLTFAHASLSQKLPDWIEGQVQALSFFGGVTKAIVCDNLKAGVVKALWFEPTLNATFAAMAEHYDTTILPTRPAKPRDKGKVEGAVLIVERWILARLRNRQFFSLALLNAAIAELLEELNNRPMRHVGKSRRELFEEIERAALGTLPATPFEYAEWKSAKVHPDYHVEIDKTFYSVPHRLIGRTVEVRLTHRVIEIFHDHQRVACHVRRSQRCGHVTIDVHMPKAHQRYANTTPANLIGRAAVIGPNTAILVERMMRDRPHPEQGYRSAMGILSLSPRYGPTRLDAACERALTINAITYSSVNAILKAGLDLMGSQAEPAKPTPAHANIRGRTYYQ, from the coding sequence ATGCCAAGACGGAAGCAAGCGAGACGAACGACAGTGAGGGATATCCGCTCGATCCTACGCCTGACCCATGACCAGGGCCTTTCAGTGCGTGAGGTGGCCGAACGGCTGAAGATCAGCAAGACCTCGGTTTCAACCTATCTGCTTCGGGCGCGGGAGGCCGGTTTAACGGGCTGGCCGCTGTTGCCTGGCTATGACGACGACGCCAAGCTCGAACGACTGCTCTTCGGGCGCGCGGGCCGTCCTCCCCTTGATCTGAGTGAGCCGGACTGGGCGGCAATCGCCCGGGAACTCAAGCGCAAAGGGGTGACACTGGCCCTGCTGTGGCATGAATATCGGGCTGCCCATCCCAACGGCTATGGCTACAGCTGGTTCTGCGACCGGTTCGCCCTCTTCGAACAGCGTACAAGTGCTGTGTTCCGTCATCGGCACGCGGCCGGCGCTGTGATGCAGACCGACTATGCCGGACAGACGGTGTCGGTGATCGATCCGATCACCGGCGTCATTGCGCCGGCGCAGATCTTCGTGGCGGTGCTGGGAGCCTCCAATCTCACCTTCGCCCATGCCAGCCTCAGCCAAAAGCTGCCGGATTGGATCGAAGGACAGGTGCAGGCCCTGAGCTTTTTTGGTGGGGTCACCAAAGCGATCGTCTGCGACAATCTGAAGGCTGGTGTCGTCAAGGCCCTGTGGTTCGAGCCGACCTTGAACGCGACGTTTGCGGCCATGGCCGAGCATTACGACACCACGATCCTGCCGACCCGACCAGCAAAGCCGCGCGACAAAGGCAAGGTCGAGGGCGCAGTTCTCATCGTCGAACGCTGGATTCTGGCGCGACTGCGCAACCGCCAATTCTTCTCGCTAGCCCTGCTCAATGCGGCGATCGCCGAGCTGCTCGAGGAGCTGAACAACCGGCCGATGCGCCATGTCGGCAAAAGCCGGCGCGAACTGTTCGAGGAGATCGAGCGGGCGGCGCTCGGCACCCTGCCGGCGACGCCGTTTGAATACGCCGAGTGGAAATCGGCGAAGGTGCATCCCGACTACCATGTCGAGATCGACAAGACGTTCTACTCGGTGCCGCACCGACTGATCGGCCGCACCGTCGAGGTCCGGCTCACCCACCGGGTGATCGAGATCTTCCATGATCACCAGCGCGTCGCCTGCCATGTTCGCCGATCGCAGCGCTGCGGCCATGTCACCATCGACGTTCACATGCCCAAGGCGCATCAGCGCTACGCCAACACCACGCCCGCCAACCTGATCGGCCGGGCGGCTGTCATCGGCCCGAACACCGCGATCCTGGTCGAACGCATGATGCGCGACAGGCCCCATCCCGAGCAGGGCTATCGTTCGGCCATGGGCATCTTGTCGCTATCGCCCCGCTATGGACCCACGCGCCTGGACGCCGCTTGCGAGCGCGCGCTTACCATCAACGCGATCACCTATTCCTCCGTCAACGCCATCCTCAAAGCCGGCCTCGATCTCATGGGATCGCAGGCCGAACCGGCGAAGCCGACACCAGCCCACGCCAATATCCGCGGCCGCACCTACTATCAGTGA
- a CDS encoding IS3 family transposase: MTGLSQGEFNIDRMCWLAGVSRASYYRHWLDSAPRRAETGLRDLIQKLALGNTHYGYRRIGALLRREGWQVNHKCVLRIMREDNLLCLRASPFVPVTTNSRHGWQVVQNLARGMILNGVNQLWVADITFLHLAEEFAFLAVVLDAFSRKVVGWALDTHLRASLAIEALEMAIADRQPVPGSLIHHSDRGVQYACGAYSELLHLHGIQASMSRVGNPYDNAKAESFMKTLKQEEVQGLAYKDADDARKHIGAFIETVYNTERLHSALDYLSPEEYEQKHSRGRQMEKAA; this comes from the coding sequence ATGACCGGCCTGTCGCAAGGCGAATTCAACATCGACAGAATGTGCTGGCTCGCTGGTGTCAGCCGCGCGAGCTATTACCGTCACTGGCTGGATTCAGCCCCTCGTCGAGCCGAGACGGGTTTGCGCGATCTCATTCAGAAGCTGGCTCTCGGCAACACACACTACGGGTACCGCCGGATTGGAGCCCTGCTTCGGCGTGAGGGGTGGCAAGTTAATCACAAATGCGTTCTGCGGATCATGCGTGAAGACAATCTGTTGTGCCTGCGCGCTAGCCCCTTTGTTCCTGTGACGACCAACTCCAGGCATGGTTGGCAAGTCGTGCAGAACCTCGCGAGGGGAATGATCCTCAATGGCGTAAACCAGCTATGGGTTGCCGATATCACCTTCCTGCATCTGGCTGAGGAGTTTGCCTTCCTTGCCGTTGTCCTTGACGCGTTCAGCCGCAAGGTTGTCGGATGGGCGCTGGATACGCATCTTAGAGCAAGCCTTGCCATCGAAGCTCTCGAGATGGCCATCGCTGATCGCCAGCCCGTACCCGGGAGCCTCATTCATCATTCCGACCGCGGAGTTCAATACGCGTGCGGGGCCTACTCCGAACTTCTGCATCTACACGGTATCCAGGCGAGCATGAGTCGTGTCGGCAATCCTTACGACAATGCGAAGGCGGAGAGCTTCATGAAAACCCTGAAACAGGAAGAGGTGCAAGGTCTCGCCTATAAGGATGCAGATGATGCCCGCAAGCACATCGGCGCTTTCATAGAGACCGTTTACAATACGGAGCGCCTGCATTCGGCGCTCGACTACCTCAGTCCGGAGGAATACGAACAGAAGCATTCACGCGGGCGACAGATGGAAAAGGCTGCATAG
- a CDS encoding helix-turn-helix domain-containing protein has translation MAGRQRVIDDDQKLELLRRMEAGETVSKLADEVGISRQRLYEWRDHLRLHGNLKSRRRGRPARSTAGVDGTAQLQSAVDVPAPQEKALTKARRRIRELEQKVGQQQLDLDFFREALRHFEEDQRRSSAPGETASSKSLKR, from the coding sequence ATGGCCGGACGGCAAAGAGTTATTGATGATGACCAAAAGCTGGAGCTTCTCCGGCGCATGGAAGCGGGCGAAACCGTCAGCAAGTTGGCAGATGAGGTTGGTATCAGTCGCCAACGACTTTACGAGTGGCGTGATCATCTCAGGCTTCATGGTAATCTGAAGTCACGTCGGCGCGGCCGGCCGGCCAGATCGACAGCAGGAGTTGACGGGACCGCACAGCTGCAGAGTGCAGTGGATGTGCCGGCACCTCAGGAAAAGGCACTGACCAAGGCCAGGCGCCGGATCAGGGAACTGGAGCAGAAGGTCGGGCAGCAGCAGCTCGATCTCGATTTTTTTCGCGAAGCCTTGCGGCACTTCGAGGAAGATCAGCGTCGGAGCAGCGCTCCTGGCGAAACGGCATCTTCAAAGTCATTGAAAAGATGA